The Lepeophtheirus salmonis chromosome 3, UVic_Lsal_1.4, whole genome shotgun sequence genomic interval aataatataaaaagttaatatttaataggttAATTAAGTCTTGCGTGATAATAAATACGATGgagtatcatatattttaacgATGGGtagtaaaaaatggatttactaCGCTCTGTCTCCtttattaatcttaatttttatcaaattcctACATCTCTTCGAGTATgaagtataaattttatataagcatTTTGATAAGATTTGATATACAATTTTAAGATTTTCtatgtttaaataatgtattaactaaataacattttatatatatatttgttttaatctaTCCATTACTCTTGCGCCAAGATTAGAGATAACGTAGACAATGCAACTTTGTAGTTTGTACTCGACGTAATTAAAATATGTGGAGGATCAATGAGTTACTCGACGAATGCATTATCACtgcaaaacataattaatatattttaatatttaatttttacaccCAAGACTCTATTTCACCGCATGTAATTAAGGATTTCTCCGAAAATCCCttgagatatttattataacatcatgagatactcattcaaaaaatgGTCTTTAAGTTCATCATGTAAATTAATCAactaaaattcattattttatcaatttattgtaCTGGGATTATATGTAAGTCTTTATtgaagattaattatatatcatgcatagttataaataatacttcttagtgttaatttaaataaaaaaatattgaaattaagaTGTTTTAGTGGACATAAGCGTTATACTACATGACTTATGAATAAAAAGGGAacgattattaattataaaaataaattaattgttcatGTCGACTATGAATCTCcctctttctttcttaaaatgttaattataacaCAGATGATGTTGCGCAATTATAGCATGTACCACTCCCGAAATTTATATAACTCATCAAGGAATACTTTAAATTAAGTAACTGGAGATCTCAGAAAGGTGacgaaaattaacttttaaaaaagttgatttttaatgtgttagagatattgaaaaagaataataatccaCACAGAGTTGTAGCTTAGTTCATGAAGAATAGttatccgaaaaaaaaaattaaatttcgcaGAGTAATTAGCGACAAAAGaaatgcacatttttttttttcttagaaaaaccACTAAAAGTATGTATAACAATTTTATTGTGACTCCCTCTAGGTTTGTAACCTACCTACTCTATGGAACTCACAgtcattacatttattttagatatttattttactctctATATATAACATCACGTGATAACGCtctgaaatgtatttttttttttaataaagaaaaaaaactataatagcTATTTTCAGCTATACGGTGTAATCACTCGCTATAGGCGcgtttattgttattatatattttctttcttgtttatttttttgtattattgaaatTGTTTCAACCGGtgattaattgttttaaacttTCAGTCTCTTTGGTCGTAGAAACCTTTGATAACGGAATGTCTGGCGGAGTATATGGTGGAGACGAAGTAGGAGCATTGGTTTTCGACCCTGGTCACTTCTCTTTTCGAGTTGGTTATGCTGGAGAGGATTGTCCGAAGGCAGAAATCCCTTCTTTCGTTGGTGTTGCTCCGGAGCATGAAAAAGAAGTATCTCAAGAGTCCATGGAAGTAAGTTATTATTATGAAGGATTCTTTATCATTCGGACGGGttcaattgatttcatttttagatcGATGGAACCGACACGAAACCTAGATTGAATACTGGTAAAAATGGGAAACTGCGATATTATATTGATACCTGCAGTCTTCACTATCCCAAGAAGGGAATGGAAATCAGTACGTTCATGAAAGATGGAATGATAGACAATTGGGAGGTGTTTGAGGAGCTTATGAATTATTCCTACtctcaaattataaaatcaaaagctGAAGAACATCCAGTTCTTTTTTCAGAGGCTCCTTGGAATCAAAAAGCAAGAAGAGAAAAACTCACTGAAATCATGTTTGAGAAATATAACATTCCTGCATTTTTCCTCgcaaaaaatgctattttagcTGCTTTTGCAAATGGGAGATCAAGTGGACTGGTTCTTGATTCAGGAGCAACACATACTTCAGCGATCCCTGTTCATGATGGATACGTTTTACAACAAGCTATTGTTAAATCCCCTCTTGCAGGAGATTTTCTTACGTCTCAGTGCAAACAATTTCTTGATGAACGTAATGTAGAAATAATTCCACCATACATTATTGCTAGTAAAGAAGAAGTAAAAGAGGGAGATCCTCCTAAATGgacgaaaaaaaagaatattccgGACGTTACTATGTCTTGGCACAATTATATGTGTAGAAATGTAATACAAGATTTCCAAACCTCCGTCTTACAAGTATCTGATTGCTCATATGACGAAGAAACGATTTCAACTATTCCTCATCAAAGTTATGAATTCCCCAATGGATATAACGACGAATATGAGTCtgaaagatttaaaatccctGAAGCCCTTTTTGACCCCTCTATTATTAGAGCTCCTCAAGCTGCATCTATGCTGAGCCCTGCCCATGTAGTCACCACATCAGTTGGTAAGGTTATGTTCGATCTCTTTATTTTAGATGTTTACTCATTCCTGTTACAATTAGGTATGTGCGATATCGACTTAAGACCTGCGTTGTACGGATCTGTTATTGTCACAGGAGGCAACTCTCTTTTGTCTGGATTCACGGATCGTCTTAACCGAGACTTGTCTCAAAAGACACCAACTAATATGAGATTAAAACTTATTTCAGCGAACGGAAATCAAGAAAGACGGTATGGATCTTGGATTGGAGGCTCAATTCTAGCCTCTCTTGGGTCTTTTCAGCAAATGTGGATTTCAAAAGCTGAATATCAGGAATCAGGAAAAGTACAGGTGGATCGTAAATGCCCCTAGAATTGACTATtagtaataaaatcatttttatatgattgTGTATTTTATCCACATTAACTACctatattataacaatatacactaaaagaaacattttaaaagataatccTATAAATCTCTTATTgtaagtaaataacttttaaaagaaat includes:
- the LOC121114652 gene encoding actin-like protein 6B isoform X1, producing MHIFFFLRKTTKISLVVETFDNGMSGGVYGGDEVGALVFDPGHFSFRVGYAGEDCPKAEIPSFVGVAPEHEKEVSQESMEIDGTDTKPRLNTGKNGKLRYYIDTCSLHYPKKGMEISTFMKDGMIDNWEVFEELMNYSYSQIIKSKAEEHPVLFSEAPWNQKARREKLTEIMFEKYNIPAFFLAKNAILAAFANGRSSGLVLDSGATHTSAIPVHDGYVLQQAIVKSPLAGDFLTSQCKQFLDERNVEIIPPYIIASKEEVKEGDPPKWTKKKNIPDVTMSWHNYMCRNVIQDFQTSVLQVSDCSYDEETISTIPHQSYEFPNGYNDEYESERFKIPEALFDPSIIRAPQAASMLSPAHVVTTSVGMCDIDLRPALYGSVIVTGGNSLLSGFTDRLNRDLSQKTPTNMRLKLISANGNQERRYGSWIGGSILASLGSFQQMWISKAEYQESGKVQVDRKCP
- the LOC121114652 gene encoding actin-like protein 6B isoform X2; translation: MYNVSLVVETFDNGMSGGVYGGDEVGALVFDPGHFSFRVGYAGEDCPKAEIPSFVGVAPEHEKEVSQESMEIDGTDTKPRLNTGKNGKLRYYIDTCSLHYPKKGMEISTFMKDGMIDNWEVFEELMNYSYSQIIKSKAEEHPVLFSEAPWNQKARREKLTEIMFEKYNIPAFFLAKNAILAAFANGRSSGLVLDSGATHTSAIPVHDGYVLQQAIVKSPLAGDFLTSQCKQFLDERNVEIIPPYIIASKEEVKEGDPPKWTKKKNIPDVTMSWHNYMCRNVIQDFQTSVLQVSDCSYDEETISTIPHQSYEFPNGYNDEYESERFKIPEALFDPSIIRAPQAASMLSPAHVVTTSVGMCDIDLRPALYGSVIVTGGNSLLSGFTDRLNRDLSQKTPTNMRLKLISANGNQERRYGSWIGGSILASLGSFQQMWISKAEYQESGKVQVDRKCP